The Rhodocytophaga rosea genome has a segment encoding these proteins:
- a CDS encoding Rpn family recombination-promoting nuclease/putative transposase, with translation MAIREKYINPFTDFGFKKLFGTEFNKDLLIDFLNQVLSGKEQIRDLTYLNPENQGKLERDRKAIFDVYCENERGERFIIEVQNVRQDFFKDRSIFYATFPIQEQVEKGKDWDYALKTVYTIGILNFTFPDKSMQERYIREIQLIDTHTFEVFYDKLSFIYLEMPRFRKNEAELETHFDKWMYVLKNLQRLKKIPAKLREQIFEKLFKQAEIVNLTQEEMNAYEESLKVYRDNYSVLKSASEEGKRKGMELGIKKGLKEGASKRELEIAKKLKEKGVPIEMIAETTGLRKEQIEKL, from the coding sequence ATGGCTATCCGCGAAAAATACATCAATCCTTTTACCGATTTTGGCTTTAAAAAACTCTTCGGAACAGAGTTCAATAAAGATCTGCTCATTGATTTTCTCAACCAGGTTCTGTCCGGTAAAGAGCAAATCCGGGACTTAACCTACCTCAACCCTGAAAATCAGGGCAAACTTGAAAGGGACCGGAAAGCTATTTTTGATGTGTATTGCGAAAATGAAAGAGGCGAACGGTTTATCATCGAAGTGCAGAATGTGCGGCAGGATTTTTTCAAGGACCGGAGTATTTTTTATGCTACCTTCCCCATCCAGGAACAAGTCGAAAAAGGTAAAGACTGGGATTATGCATTAAAAACAGTATATACCATTGGTATACTTAATTTCACTTTTCCGGATAAGAGTATGCAGGAAAGGTACATCCGGGAGATACAGTTGATAGATACGCATACGTTTGAAGTCTTTTATGACAAACTTTCGTTTATCTATCTGGAAATGCCTAGGTTCAGGAAAAACGAAGCCGAACTGGAAACCCATTTCGATAAATGGATGTATGTATTAAAGAACCTGCAACGCCTGAAGAAAATACCGGCAAAATTACGGGAGCAAATATTTGAAAAGTTATTCAAACAAGCAGAGATTGTTAACTTAACTCAAGAAGAAATGAATGCATACGAAGAAAGCCTGAAAGTATACCGTGACAATTATAGTGTACTTAAAAGCGCCTCAGAAGAGGGAAAAAGAAAGGGCATGGAATTGGGAATAAAAAAAGGATTGAAAGAAGGTGCCAGCAAAAGGGAACTGGAAATAGCAAAAAAACTGAAAGAAAAGGGTGTACCTATAGAAATGATTGCCGAAACAACAGGTTTGCGTAAAGAACAGATAGAAAAACTGTAA
- a CDS encoding glycoside hydrolase family 43 protein — MQLRLMFKYFFFSLLLVSSIPAIQAQSDKSSKRVATYRNPVIKGDIADPSVIRVGDTYYATGTSSEWAPHYPIFQSKDLVNWEQAGYVFPTTPEWMLSSFWAPELYYHNNTFFVYYTVKRKSDGKSCIGVASTKDIKKGFTDHGIVVEHGSESIDAFIVNDNGQLYISWKAYGLDKRPIEILGSKLSADGLKLQGQPFTMLKENPDEKGIEGQCLVKKNGYYYMLYSAGACCGRGCSYNVRIARAKSISEPFVRYEKNPLLDKDEQWMCPGHGTLVETVDKRTFYLYHAYNAYDHVYTGRQAMIDELVWDEATGWPSFKHGTSPSIQASMPFSNTSQQKSYELSDTFEGASLSSYWQWNFRSCSPVAKLEKGNLSLSGKISSANQTGTAITIRPVKGNYEISTEVVNQNSSTKGLVLYGDSSQAVGIGVKGDKLEVWEVKNNERKVLQAEPIQSQSPVQLKMSVENGFMCRFFWSADGKKWNEIKLPGSVSTFYDGSFLPQWDRSPRAGLIQYGEENQPASFSYFTIKY; from the coding sequence ATGCAATTACGACTAATGTTCAAATATTTTTTCTTTAGCCTCCTGCTGGTAAGTAGTATACCCGCGATACAAGCTCAATCTGATAAGTCATCCAAACGAGTAGCCACCTACCGTAATCCGGTGATCAAAGGAGATATTGCTGATCCTTCTGTAATCCGGGTAGGAGATACCTACTATGCGACCGGAACTTCCTCAGAATGGGCACCTCATTATCCGATTTTTCAGTCCAAAGACCTCGTTAACTGGGAGCAGGCAGGCTATGTTTTTCCAACTACTCCCGAATGGATGCTGTCATCCTTCTGGGCACCAGAGCTATATTATCACAACAATACTTTCTTTGTTTATTATACAGTTAAGCGGAAAAGCGACGGAAAATCCTGTATTGGCGTAGCCAGTACCAAAGACATTAAGAAAGGATTTACCGATCATGGCATTGTGGTGGAACATGGCTCAGAATCGATAGATGCCTTTATAGTCAATGACAATGGGCAGCTCTACATTTCCTGGAAAGCCTACGGACTGGATAAACGGCCCATAGAAATACTCGGCAGCAAATTATCGGCCGATGGCTTAAAACTACAGGGACAACCGTTTACCATGCTGAAAGAAAATCCGGACGAAAAAGGCATAGAAGGCCAGTGTCTGGTAAAGAAAAATGGATACTACTATATGCTCTATTCTGCCGGAGCATGCTGTGGCCGGGGTTGCAGCTACAATGTCCGGATTGCCAGGGCAAAGTCTATCAGCGAGCCATTTGTGCGCTATGAAAAAAATCCATTACTAGACAAAGATGAACAATGGATGTGTCCCGGACATGGCACGCTGGTGGAAACAGTTGATAAACGTACTTTCTATCTGTATCATGCTTATAATGCCTACGATCATGTATATACCGGCAGGCAAGCCATGATCGATGAACTCGTATGGGATGAGGCAACGGGGTGGCCTTCTTTCAAACATGGGACAAGCCCTTCCATACAAGCCAGTATGCCTTTCTCCAACACAAGCCAGCAGAAATCCTACGAACTAAGCGATACCTTTGAGGGGGCAAGCCTTTCATCTTATTGGCAATGGAATTTCCGTTCCTGTTCGCCTGTTGCCAAACTGGAAAAAGGCAATCTTTCCCTGAGTGGAAAAATCAGTTCAGCTAATCAAACCGGAACAGCCATAACGATACGGCCGGTAAAAGGTAACTATGAAATCAGTACAGAGGTAGTTAATCAAAATTCCTCCACTAAAGGATTGGTTTTATATGGAGATTCCAGCCAGGCGGTAGGGATAGGGGTAAAAGGAGATAAGCTGGAGGTGTGGGAAGTGAAAAATAACGAGCGAAAAGTATTGCAGGCCGAACCTATACAAAGCCAGTCGCCTGTTCAACTTAAAATGAGTGTGGAAAATGGCTTTATGTGCCGCTTTTTCTGGAGTGCTGATGGCAAGAAATGGAATGAAATAAAACTTCCTGGAAGTGTTTCAACTTTTTACGATGGCAGCTTTTTACCCCAGTGGGACAGAAGCCCCAGAGCAGGGTTAATTCAGTATGGAGAAGAAAACCAGCCAGCCAGCTTTTCCTATTTCACTATCAAGTATTAG
- a CDS encoding glycoside hydrolase family 43 protein, protein MKQLLILCFLGCFTISAYSQSTAVQKEKAAKGKTKDKSGNPIFPGWYADPEGIIFGNQYWIYPTYSAKYEQQVFMDAFSSTDLVKWTKHERIIDTSAVKWAKKAMWAPAILEKEGKYYLFFGANDVHEGEIGGIGVAVADNPAGPFKDLLGKPLIGEIHNGAQPIDQYVFKDKDGQYYMIYGGWSHCNIVKLKDDFTGFIPFEDGTTYKEITPKNYVEGPIMFIRNNKYYFMWSEGGWTGPNYSVAYAIADSPFGPFERVGKILQQDPSVATGAGHHSVLQVPGKDQWYIVYHRRPLGETDGNHRETCIDKMEFDEKGLIKPVKITFEGVSRQPLK, encoded by the coding sequence ATGAAACAATTACTTATTCTATGTTTCCTGGGCTGTTTTACCATAAGCGCCTATTCACAAAGCACAGCCGTACAGAAGGAAAAAGCAGCGAAAGGAAAAACCAAAGACAAAAGCGGTAATCCAATTTTTCCAGGCTGGTATGCTGATCCGGAAGGAATTATTTTTGGGAATCAATACTGGATTTATCCCACCTATTCTGCCAAATATGAGCAGCAGGTATTCATGGATGCCTTTTCTTCTACCGACCTGGTCAAATGGACCAAACATGAACGCATTATAGATACTTCTGCCGTAAAGTGGGCTAAAAAGGCGATGTGGGCACCGGCTATTCTTGAAAAAGAAGGCAAGTACTACCTGTTTTTCGGAGCCAATGACGTGCACGAAGGCGAAATTGGCGGCATTGGGGTAGCCGTAGCCGATAATCCTGCCGGGCCTTTTAAAGATTTACTGGGCAAACCGCTTATTGGCGAAATCCACAATGGTGCTCAGCCCATCGATCAGTATGTGTTCAAAGACAAAGACGGGCAGTATTATATGATCTATGGCGGCTGGTCACACTGCAATATTGTGAAATTGAAAGATGATTTTACCGGATTTATTCCCTTTGAAGATGGCACTACCTATAAAGAGATTACGCCCAAAAACTATGTGGAAGGCCCGATCATGTTTATCCGCAACAACAAATACTACTTTATGTGGTCAGAAGGCGGCTGGACAGGCCCGAATTACTCCGTAGCCTATGCCATCGCCGATTCTCCCTTTGGGCCTTTTGAACGGGTGGGTAAAATTTTGCAGCAAGATCCGAGTGTAGCCACCGGAGCCGGACATCATTCTGTATTGCAGGTTCCCGGAAAAGACCAGTGGTACATCGTCTATCACCGCAGGCCACTTGGAGAAACGGATGGCAATCACCGAGAAACCTGTATCGACAAGATGGAGTTTGATGAAAAAGGTTTGATCAAACCTGTTAAAATCACCTTTGAAGGTGTATCCAGACAGCCGTTGAAATAG
- a CDS encoding arylsulfatase encodes MIQYRYSQFFLLISFIYSTACAPVKQENTSSTKDERPNILLIMADDLGYSDLGCYGGEIETPNLDFLAANGLRFTNFYNTSRCCPTRAALLTGLYNHQAGIGEMTTDRKLPGYRGYLTENTVTLAEVLKDSGYLTAMAGKWHVSNTIEQPTKEAQLRWLNHQETHPYFSPVAQYPTSRGFDKYYGNIWGVVNFFDPFSLVNGTTPVTSVPDNYYHTDALNDTTVSYIREFSKADKPFFIYLAHTAPHWPLQALPEDIIKYENTYKAGWDAIREARYKKMIEHGLIDSSKTKLSPRLNASKSWKTNPDTIWDTRAMAVHAAMIDRMDQGIGRVINALRETGELDNTMILFLSDNGASPEVCAAYGPGFDRPGATRKGQTISYPLKKEALPGPETVFASIGPDWANVANTPFQYAKAESYEGGITTPMIAFWPKGILAEKGSVSKHVGHVMDFMATFVELAKASYPAQYKGNTITPMQGKSLLPAFQEKADAEQSQLYNEHFNARYVRDGQWKLVSTSKDTTWHLYNITQDQSELNDLSATYLQEVNRLARQWKSWADTHQVYPKKQ; translated from the coding sequence ATGATTCAATACAGATACAGCCAATTCTTCCTTCTTATATCTTTTATTTATTCAACAGCCTGTGCACCGGTCAAACAGGAGAATACAAGTTCGACAAAAGATGAACGCCCGAACATTCTTCTGATTATGGCAGATGATCTGGGCTATTCTGACCTGGGTTGTTATGGAGGCGAAATTGAGACACCCAATCTTGATTTTCTGGCGGCCAATGGGCTTAGATTCACTAATTTTTATAACACCTCCCGCTGTTGTCCGACCAGGGCGGCTTTGCTCACAGGCTTATATAATCATCAGGCAGGCATCGGCGAAATGACCACTGATAGAAAACTGCCCGGATACCGTGGTTATTTAACTGAAAATACAGTCACATTGGCTGAAGTATTAAAAGACAGTGGCTACCTGACTGCGATGGCCGGTAAATGGCATGTATCCAACACCATCGAACAGCCCACCAAAGAAGCACAATTGCGCTGGCTCAACCACCAGGAAACACACCCTTACTTTTCCCCGGTAGCGCAGTATCCCACCAGCCGTGGTTTTGATAAATACTATGGCAATATATGGGGCGTAGTGAATTTTTTTGATCCTTTCAGCCTGGTGAATGGAACGACACCAGTCACTTCAGTGCCGGATAATTATTACCATACCGATGCCCTCAATGATACCACGGTTAGCTATATTCGGGAATTCAGCAAAGCAGACAAACCTTTCTTTATTTATCTGGCGCATACAGCTCCTCACTGGCCGCTGCAAGCCTTACCGGAGGATATAATAAAATATGAAAATACCTATAAAGCAGGGTGGGATGCGATCCGGGAAGCCCGGTATAAAAAAATGATTGAGCACGGATTGATCGATTCTTCAAAAACAAAATTGTCTCCCAGATTAAACGCTTCTAAAAGCTGGAAAACCAATCCGGATACTATTTGGGATACCAGGGCGATGGCCGTACATGCGGCGATGATAGACCGGATGGACCAGGGAATTGGCCGGGTGATTAATGCCTTGCGGGAAACAGGTGAACTGGATAATACCATGATCTTATTTCTTTCAGACAATGGGGCAAGCCCGGAAGTGTGCGCGGCCTATGGTCCCGGCTTTGACCGGCCAGGTGCCACCAGAAAAGGGCAAACAATTAGCTATCCCTTGAAAAAGGAAGCCTTACCAGGACCAGAAACGGTGTTTGCGTCTATCGGTCCAGACTGGGCGAATGTTGCTAACACGCCCTTTCAATATGCAAAAGCTGAATCCTACGAGGGAGGAATCACTACACCCATGATCGCATTCTGGCCAAAAGGAATACTGGCAGAAAAAGGAAGTGTGAGTAAGCATGTCGGGCATGTAATGGATTTTATGGCTACGTTTGTGGAACTGGCAAAAGCCAGCTATCCTGCTCAATACAAAGGGAATACAATTACTCCCATGCAAGGAAAAAGCTTGTTGCCAGCCTTTCAGGAAAAAGCAGATGCAGAACAGTCCCAGTTGTATAATGAACACTTTAATGCCCGCTATGTAAGAGATGGCCAGTGGAAATTAGTATCTACCTCAAAAGATACCACCTGGCATTTGTATAACATCACACAAGATCAATCAGAATTGAATGACTTATCGGCAACCTATCTTCAGGAAGTAAACCGGTTAGCCAGGCAATGGAAAAGCTGGGCAGATACCCACCAGGTTTATCCCAAAAAACAATAA
- a CDS encoding glutaminase family protein has translation MKKLLVLLLLLQGFILQAQQLRAPSYPLITHDPYFSIWSSTDTLHASPTRHWTGTSHSLTGFARVDGVVYRFLGKEEKLYQTVLAAADEENYPAKYTETEPAEGWMNAGFNDSEWKTGTAPFGDNKSLAKTEWLTKNIWMRRTFTLNDLNFNKLFLKLNHDDNVEVYLNGEKIYNHVGWLNKYQYYPITEEVEKKLKKGENILAIHVANTAGGQWLDAGIVHEPVEKPDNTMATAIQKSVELNATQTIYQFTCGKVDLTLTFTSPLLMSDLNLLSRPVSYITTQVKSSDGATHEVDLNFGASTDIAVNTSAQVVTAQQTATEALAILKAGTKDQPVLQKKGDDMRIDWGYMYVAVPKSANASQTVLTAEQAAKPFATINQSAAQEGKHFTLSTTIPLGKVGSTAKEQFILLGYDDLFSVQYFGQNLKPWWNQDGSQTIEKELAKAATDYKKVITQCEAFNKRMYQEAVAAGGEKYAKLCVLGYRQSIAAHKLVKSPQGDLLFMSKENYSNGSINTVDITYPSAPLFLAYNPDLLKGMMNGIFYYSESGKWTKPFAAHDLGTYPQANGQTYGEDMPVEESGNMLILMAAIAKVEGNASYAKPHWKTLTTWAEYLSKEGFDPANQLCTDDFAGHLARNANLSVKAIVGLGSYAMLAGMLGEKATAEKYKASAAEMARKWMQMADDGDHYALTFDKKGTWSQKYNLVWDKLLGLNLFPKSVYEKEVKYYLTKQNEYGLPLDSRKSYTKSDWILWTSTLASNKKDFEAFVDPVYKFAVQTTSRVPISDWHETTDGKQVGFQARSVVGGYFIKVLEKKMAK, from the coding sequence ATGAAGAAATTACTAGTACTACTGTTACTGCTGCAAGGCTTTATTCTGCAAGCCCAGCAACTCCGGGCACCTTCCTATCCCTTAATTACCCATGACCCCTACTTCAGCATCTGGTCATCTACGGATACCTTGCATGCTTCTCCTACCAGGCACTGGACTGGCACCAGCCATTCGCTTACTGGCTTTGCCAGAGTAGATGGAGTCGTATACCGGTTCTTAGGCAAAGAAGAAAAACTGTATCAAACCGTACTGGCAGCGGCAGACGAAGAAAATTACCCGGCTAAATATACAGAAACAGAACCGGCAGAAGGATGGATGAATGCAGGCTTTAATGACAGTGAGTGGAAAACCGGAACGGCTCCTTTCGGTGACAACAAATCTCTGGCTAAAACTGAATGGCTTACTAAAAACATCTGGATGCGCCGGACCTTTACCCTAAATGACCTGAACTTTAATAAACTATTCCTCAAACTTAACCACGATGATAATGTAGAAGTGTACCTGAATGGAGAAAAGATCTACAACCATGTGGGCTGGCTGAACAAATACCAGTATTATCCGATTACAGAAGAGGTAGAAAAGAAGCTAAAAAAAGGAGAGAATATACTGGCTATACATGTGGCCAATACGGCTGGCGGCCAGTGGCTGGATGCAGGTATTGTGCACGAACCAGTAGAAAAGCCAGATAATACTATGGCTACAGCCATTCAGAAAAGTGTAGAACTCAATGCCACCCAAACCATTTACCAGTTCACCTGCGGAAAAGTCGACCTGACACTTACCTTTACTTCTCCTTTGTTGATGAGTGATCTGAACCTGCTTTCGAGGCCAGTGTCCTATATTACAACCCAGGTAAAATCCAGTGATGGCGCTACCCATGAAGTGGATTTAAATTTTGGTGCTTCTACGGATATTGCTGTAAATACTTCTGCCCAGGTGGTGACTGCCCAGCAAACTGCCACAGAAGCCTTAGCGATACTCAAAGCCGGAACCAAAGACCAACCTGTACTGCAAAAAAAAGGCGATGATATGCGGATAGATTGGGGCTATATGTATGTGGCAGTTCCTAAATCAGCCAATGCCAGCCAGACTGTTTTAACCGCAGAACAAGCCGCCAAGCCATTTGCTACAATAAATCAGTCTGCTGCTCAGGAAGGAAAGCATTTCACCTTAAGTACAACTATTCCACTTGGCAAAGTGGGTAGTACGGCGAAAGAACAGTTTATCCTGCTTGGGTATGATGATCTATTTTCTGTGCAATATTTCGGACAAAACCTGAAACCCTGGTGGAATCAGGACGGTTCGCAAACCATCGAAAAAGAGTTAGCCAAAGCAGCAACGGATTATAAAAAAGTAATAACGCAATGTGAAGCCTTCAATAAGCGCATGTATCAGGAAGCAGTGGCCGCAGGAGGGGAGAAGTATGCCAAACTATGTGTGCTGGGCTATCGCCAGAGTATCGCTGCCCATAAGCTGGTAAAAAGTCCGCAGGGTGATCTATTGTTTATGTCCAAAGAAAATTATAGCAATGGTTCTATCAATACCGTAGACATAACATATCCATCTGCTCCTTTATTTTTAGCTTATAATCCCGATCTGTTGAAAGGAATGATGAATGGTATTTTTTACTACAGCGAAAGCGGCAAATGGACCAAACCTTTTGCTGCGCATGATCTGGGTACCTATCCGCAGGCCAACGGACAAACCTATGGAGAAGATATGCCAGTGGAAGAATCCGGTAATATGCTCATTCTCATGGCGGCAATTGCTAAAGTAGAAGGGAATGCCAGTTATGCCAAACCACACTGGAAAACGCTCACTACCTGGGCTGAATACCTAAGTAAAGAAGGCTTTGATCCGGCAAACCAGTTGTGTACCGATGATTTTGCCGGACATCTGGCCCGTAATGCCAACCTTTCAGTAAAAGCCATTGTGGGATTGGGAAGCTATGCCATGCTGGCTGGCATGTTAGGGGAAAAAGCAACGGCGGAAAAATACAAAGCCAGTGCCGCAGAAATGGCCAGAAAGTGGATGCAGATGGCCGACGATGGCGATCATTATGCTCTAACTTTTGATAAAAAAGGCACCTGGAGCCAGAAATACAACCTGGTCTGGGACAAACTGCTGGGCTTAAACCTGTTTCCGAAATCCGTGTATGAGAAGGAAGTAAAGTATTATCTCACCAAACAAAACGAATACGGCCTTCCCTTAGACAGCCGGAAATCCTATACCAAATCCGACTGGATACTCTGGACTTCAACACTGGCGTCCAACAAGAAAGACTTTGAGGCATTTGTAGACCCGGTTTATAAATTCGCTGTGCAAACGACTTCCAGGGTACCCATCAGCGATTGGCACGAAACCACCGATGGCAAGCAAGTAGGCTTTCAGGCCAGAAGTGTGGTAGGAGGCTATTTTATTAAAGTGCTGGAAAAAAAAATGGCAAAATAA
- a CDS encoding glycoside hydrolase family 43 protein, with protein sequence MKKQKLIRKVLWLLLVGIIACSPKSHTGTQGISKNTFTNPLLPGGPDPWALYQDGYYYYTHTLIDNIGLWRTKDITDLKNAEYKTIWKPTDPANSKDLWAPEIHYIAGKWYIYYAADDGNTDNHQLYVLENASKNPFDGAFTMKGRIQTDAGNNWAIDGSVFAHKGDYYMVWSGWQTRRVSTETQCIYIARMANPWTLSSERVILSKPEFDWERNWQNPNGWTPSYTIYVNEGPQPLKNNTGDKVFIIYSASGCWTPHYALGMLTASANSNLLDATSWTKSKQPVFKQSPENSVFGTGHNSFFRSPDGTEDWILYHANDKPENPCGPTRSPRAQKIQWQSNGMPDFGLALSTSTPIQKPSGTK encoded by the coding sequence ATGAAGAAACAAAAACTTATCAGAAAAGTATTATGGCTGCTTTTAGTGGGTATTATAGCCTGTTCGCCTAAATCTCATACAGGCACTCAGGGGATTAGTAAAAACACGTTTACCAATCCCTTATTGCCGGGTGGGCCTGATCCCTGGGCTTTGTATCAGGATGGATATTATTATTATACCCATACCCTGATCGATAATATTGGATTGTGGCGCACCAAGGACATTACCGATCTGAAAAATGCCGAGTATAAAACCATCTGGAAACCAACCGATCCTGCCAATTCAAAAGACCTATGGGCACCTGAAATCCACTACATCGCAGGTAAATGGTATATTTATTATGCAGCCGATGACGGCAATACCGATAATCACCAGCTGTATGTGCTGGAAAATGCTTCAAAAAATCCGTTTGATGGAGCATTTACGATGAAAGGAAGAATTCAGACGGATGCTGGCAATAATTGGGCGATTGATGGGTCTGTCTTTGCACACAAGGGAGACTATTATATGGTATGGTCGGGCTGGCAAACCCGCCGGGTGAGTACGGAAACGCAATGTATCTATATAGCCAGAATGGCAAATCCCTGGACCTTAAGTTCTGAACGGGTGATACTTTCAAAGCCAGAGTTTGATTGGGAACGCAACTGGCAAAACCCAAACGGATGGACACCAAGTTATACCATTTATGTGAACGAAGGTCCGCAGCCGCTGAAAAATAATACCGGCGATAAAGTATTTATTATTTATTCTGCCAGTGGCTGCTGGACACCCCATTATGCTTTGGGCATGCTTACCGCCAGTGCAAACAGTAACCTGCTCGATGCCACCTCCTGGACTAAATCTAAACAACCTGTTTTTAAACAATCTCCTGAAAATAGTGTATTTGGGACCGGGCATAATAGTTTTTTCAGATCTCCGGATGGAACCGAAGACTGGATACTGTACCATGCCAACGACAAACCAGAAAATCCCTGCGGACCAACCCGTTCGCCAAGAGCGCAGAAAATTCAATGGCAATCCAATGGAATGCCCGATTTTGGACTCGCTCTTTCAACAAGTACACCTATTCAAAAACCATCCGGAACAAAGTAA
- the obgE gene encoding GTPase ObgE: MASSNFIDYVKIMCRSGAGGRGSIHFRREKHVPKGGPDGGDGGRGGHIILRGNSQLWTLLHLKYRKHVAAEAGAPGEGGRRTGAQGEDVVLEVPIGTVAKLADSEEFLLEITEEGQEVILLPGGRGGQGNVHYKTSTNQAPRAAQPGEPGLEEWIVLELKILADVGLVGFPNAGKSTLLSVVSAAKPEIADYPFTTLVPNLGVVSYRDDYSFVMADIPGIIEGAAEGKGLGIRFLRHIERNSILLFIVAATSENLRQEYDILLNELKKYNPELLDKKRLLAVSKCDLLTEKEQKTVIKQLPPDVPYTLISSVTGMGILPLKDKIWAALHTEEVSQ, encoded by the coding sequence GTGGCTTCATCCAACTTTATAGATTATGTAAAAATCATGTGTCGCTCAGGCGCAGGTGGCAGAGGTTCCATCCATTTCAGGCGGGAAAAACACGTACCCAAAGGTGGGCCGGATGGAGGCGACGGTGGCCGTGGCGGACACATTATTTTGCGCGGCAATTCCCAGCTATGGACACTGCTCCACCTCAAATACCGCAAACATGTAGCGGCTGAGGCTGGTGCACCTGGTGAAGGTGGCCGTAGAACCGGGGCCCAGGGGGAAGATGTGGTGCTGGAAGTACCCATTGGTACGGTAGCCAAACTCGCCGATTCGGAGGAGTTTTTACTGGAGATTACAGAAGAAGGGCAGGAAGTTATTTTACTACCAGGGGGCAGAGGTGGCCAGGGAAATGTTCATTACAAAACTTCCACCAATCAGGCACCCAGAGCCGCCCAGCCGGGCGAACCAGGACTGGAAGAATGGATCGTGCTGGAACTGAAAATACTGGCGGATGTAGGTCTGGTGGGTTTCCCCAATGCCGGAAAATCTACACTGCTCTCGGTGGTTTCGGCGGCTAAGCCTGAAATTGCTGACTATCCGTTTACTACGCTGGTCCCAAATCTGGGGGTGGTTTCCTACCGCGACGATTATTCCTTTGTAATGGCCGATATTCCAGGTATTATCGAAGGAGCCGCAGAAGGCAAAGGTTTAGGCATCCGTTTTCTGCGCCATATTGAGCGAAATTCTATTCTGCTGTTTATAGTAGCGGCTACCAGCGAAAACCTCCGCCAGGAATATGATATTTTACTGAACGAGCTAAAAAAATACAACCCGGAACTGTTAGATAAAAAACGGCTGCTCGCTGTTTCCAAATGTGATTTGCTAACAGAGAAGGAACAAAAAACGGTTATCAAACAACTGCCTCCTGATGTTCCCTATACGCTAATCTCTTCCGTTACCGGCATGGGAATACTTCCTTTGAAAGATAAAATCTGGGCGGCTTTGCATACGGAGGAGGTTAGTCAGTAG
- a CDS encoding toxin-antitoxin system YwqK family antitoxin yields the protein MITLIPTVYGQEYTKTFFKGDSVYVYPYSFPLVKPWDYDRTNEHLLFPDSLPSGKWIQYFEDTTSIAGIGNYVNSVKDGEFLFFEPDGKLSYSHKYERGKMLIYAYFYENENKKTEITFNNSKISEIREWYDNGKLKADTKKDKQLFWYENGQMQLEKNYNSNLLDGLVMSWYEDGQLQYKGYWRNNVPEDKCLFARHTKKMKYRNFNSLPKKLKRQIKYNIYSL from the coding sequence TTGATTACGCTTATTCCAACGGTGTATGGTCAAGAATATACTAAAACATTTTTCAAAGGCGATAGTGTGTATGTATATCCTTATTCATTTCCATTAGTAAAACCATGGGATTATGATCGAACCAATGAACATTTGCTGTTTCCTGACTCGCTTCCAAGTGGTAAATGGATACAATATTTTGAAGATACTACCTCGATAGCAGGTATCGGAAATTATGTAAACAGCGTAAAAGATGGAGAATTTTTATTTTTTGAACCAGACGGAAAGCTTTCCTACTCTCATAAATATGAAAGAGGTAAAATGCTTATATATGCTTACTTCTATGAAAATGAAAATAAAAAAACGGAAATCACTTTTAATAATTCTAAAATTTCTGAGATAAGGGAGTGGTATGACAATGGTAAGCTCAAAGCTGATACTAAAAAAGATAAACAACTTTTTTGGTATGAGAATGGTCAAATGCAATTAGAGAAAAACTATAACAGTAACTTGTTAGATGGCCTTGTGATGAGTTGGTATGAAGATGGGCAACTCCAGTATAAAGGGTATTGGAGAAATAATGTGCCTGAAGATAAATGTCTTTTTGCCAGACATACTAAAAAAATGAAATACCGGAACTTTAACAGCTTACCAAAAAAACTTAAAAGGCAAATAAAGTACAATATTTATTCTTTATGA